Within Pungitius pungitius chromosome 18, fPunPun2.1, whole genome shotgun sequence, the genomic segment TCGGAGCGATGACACGCCGCGTTACTGTAATCaggctgtcagtgtgtgtgactgacgaACCGAGTGGGTCCACTGTGTGCTTGTATCTGTGCgcgtgtgaatgtgtttgtgtgtacctgCGTTTGTGCATTTCATGCGTTGTGTTTTCCAGCAAAAGGGAGACGCTTTGCTGTGACATTCTTGTAACACTTGTAACAGTATTTGTCCGATATTACAACAATGCATTTTGCCGGTGGACTTGTGCTTCCCGACAGTATCCccggaaagaaagaaatggaacGGGCAAAGGAAAAATGAGCCTGGGCGAATCCAATCGCAAGATTGTCTGccatcattcatttttgtttcattcattttcttttctcagtcATGAATCTCAAAATATGAAGGAATATGTATTTAGTGCATTCACATTGCAAACACCTCTGCATCTgattgtgcgcgtgtgtgtgtgtgtgtgtgtgtgcatgtatacgGCATAGATCAGACAGACCCAGACACTTTTTATGAGCCCATCAAATCTGATTGTGAAAATAAACGCTGCAACCATAAAATCCAAATTACAAGAGAATTCTGAGAATGCATCTCTGCTTGGATAAAACCCACTTTTTATTTGACTTAACTTTGGAGCTTTTGCCTTTTGGCAATTTTAATTACCTTATTCTCTTAAGGTTTAGTGAACACAACTACTTGGTGACGTTGTAAAATAGCATAGTTTGGGATAAATAtaattcaatcaggagagacaaacaatgatttattaacaCGAGACAAAGTATGAAAAGTGCAGGCTGTGGGGGCTTGGATGAGTGGCATATCGAAAGAGGGGAGCCAGATTCCCCtgctgattggaggtgtcaTTGGGCGGTGGGGGGTTGCGTCTGGTGCTTGCTGAAATGACATCTGACAGAAACAGAGATGAGAACAGCTTTTAACGTTGACAGCCCTGATGGCATTGGTTTACAGAAACTGTGCCCCCATCCCCCAATCACCTTATGTCACACCCACGGGGCCCCGTTTGCAGGCATTAGCTtctccagtcttcctgactgaatttacgCCTTCATATGTGTTACTTTTGGATTCCAACAAGTACTGGCCTCTTAAGAGTATGACCCAGACATCTATGTCAGACTTCCTTTGTAGGTGGGCTTTGATTAAAAGTTCCCTCGTGAATGCAACAATGCATTTGCATTGTAACAGaacatcattttaaagagaCTTCTCAGTTGGACTACATTAGAAGTGAATGGGAGAGCGAGCTAAGTGACCGTATTCTAAAAAATTCCCCAAATATATTCATACTTATGCTTATATAcacaagcaaaataaataaaaggtcacATGGTCAAATACTTGAAACAAAACATAGACAGTTACACACAAACTGGTGTTGCAAAGAAAATACTGAATTATCCAGAGAGACCTGTGTCAGATGACTTTCTGTCTGTAAGGAAGCTGATTCATTATCATTCCAACCGACACtatttgctgcttttattttccCAGAGCGTGTCACTACATGTTCCTAAATTAACTTCACACACAAATAGAGAGAGGAGCGAAGGAGGGAGGCATAAAAAAGTGGATTCACATACTTCTGTCTGGGCTTGGCTGTCTGCACGTCTTTATCCATGTATTtgtattgtgcgtgtgtgtgtgtctgtgtctgtgtctgtgtgtgtgtgtgcgtgtttgcccCCACACCACCACAGGAAGAGTGGGAGAGTAGAGTTGGACCACGGAGTGGTTAACCTCATGACATCACAAGCTCCgagctgattggctgcagcCTGAGGCTGGAGGGTTTATAAGCCAACCAGGAGTCTGGCTTTCAGCATCAGCACACACATCAGCAAACAACATCCAGGGAAACCCAGGAGATAAAGTAAGGACCAACCTCGTCCATCGGTCTCTGCTCCACAACCTCCTGCCACTGAGGCTTCCTCCCACTGCTGTCAAGGTAAGAATAAATAgatttgatattttatttactgtgtGCGAATGTGGGTTTACGTTCTTCTGCAGCACTGATGAGTGGAAGGCTCATGTTGGTATGGATTGCTGGAAGTTATTCAGTTCAACATTTAGTGTCTTTCACGCATTTTCCAATATGCGTTTTAAAGACTTCTGGGGCATTTTTTCATGGTGCGGACTGGACATCTCAGATCCCATAAAGGTCTGGATCAGGCCCTTTCCCCCCCGCTCGGCTCGAACAAGACATGGTTTCCCAATAGATGAAGAGAATCCTGACTGGCCTGCATAGGGCCCTGACCTCGACTCAATCCAACACCTTTGGGACAAACTGGCCAGGTTCCAACATTTTGGAGAAAGCCTTCCCAAAAGATTAATGTTAGTACTGCATCGGGGGAAAGTCACACAGTGTCCCCATTCACCATGTACTAAGTACCATGTACTTTGTTTATGCATTTCTTCTTTCAGGACTGTGAATAGACTTAACCAAAAAGCTTATTTTACACacaccaaaataaatacataaatacatttttattataatcttcttaactttttaaaaagaatacaTCCCAAAAGTCCAAGGTACAAAGTCCAAGTGTATATGAAACTTTATTTTGACTATTTTTCAGTAACAGTTGTGTCAACCCAACTTACATCATTCTTGTGGGAGAGGATTGGTTGTTCCCCATGAAAGTACCGCACTTTATTACATGTAATAATGAGTTCTTTTTTAAGACTTTACAGCTGTGTAGGTGGATGTGGCTATTTTTGATTATCTGATTAGTGTCAAGGTGTCGTCAAGGCAGGAAGGGACGCTGTGGGCGGTGGAATACTGAACTCTGGATTGTAGTGTCAGTCTCAGACTAACCACCTGACAACATTCACACATGCTGATTAAATACCAGCACAGTCAACGGTGTTTTGATCTGAAGAAAGAGGTGGTAGACATCCTCTTGTCAGAGAGAATGAGATTTGTGATGGTTGGCGGCATCCTGGTGGCCATGTGATGGGGTTTCAAAAGTGTCCGATCGAGGAGCTCTCAGGATTGATTGATGACAGGAGGTcaatactttgaaaagaaaaccaccctggtaaaataacacatttgtcAACACTTTAAACACACAAGATGTGATATGTTAAGGAGTGGTACAATTTaaattcttttttattatcattactaTCAATATTTAGCTCCTGCTCCTGCCTCACCTTACATCTACGAAACCCTTTCcaatgaggaagtgaagctacTCTATTGCTCTctctttaaaatgatcaaactCCATTCACAAAAAGTAGTTTTACCACACAGAACACGGGTGTGTACATGTAGCATACAGATGTGACACTAGCATTAATATTCTCATATAACCTTTTGGAAAGAAAGCAAATAGGCAGATGTCCCTTAAATGATGAACTTGATGATGAACCACCACAGCGACACGTCTGATTCCAACCCTCACCTTTGACCTAAACCTAATTCTTACCCGTACCCTGGAGCCCAGAGACAGAGTTTCCATAATCTCGAGGTCCGAAACTTGAATTGGGCGTCTCAAAACCAGAtgtacagaaatacacacacgctCATGGCTATGTGTCATGTTTCTGCTGCTCTGCGGCTTCCCAGTTATACCCTGTTGAATTACACAGTATATGAAGAGTCTACCATTAAAGATAGATGTAGTCTGCTCCTCCCTCAGCAAATACGAAAAAGTGCTCAGAAGTGAGGGAGGCATCACAGAAAAAtagatttgttttgttaaagctGCTATAAATATGTTGCAATGTAAAAAGAGGAATGCAAAAAAAGTTTGCTGTTATTTCCCTTGTACTCTTTGGTAAAAGTTACTGTTGCTATGACTGTCAACAAATCCCAAGACCAAAACCAACTATGAACTGGTCCCACTAACACGTATTGTTAGTCTCCTGTACGCTGGATATACATAAAGCCTGAGCCCTGTTGTTGTACAAGAACTATTAAAACCAAACCCCGCTCTAAGTATGGGCTCTATATCAATCCCACATGCACCGTCCTGCTGCTGCAAATACTCACAAGCGTACCAAATCTGTGATTCCCCTCCTCTGAATATAGTCCTAAGAAAATATGCATTATTTTACTGTGCAGAAACAAAGCATTGAGCTCATTTGGACTTCAAGAAATATAGTGTTTGTAGTAAAATTAAGAAGCAATGAGTATGCAGTGGATGTCTGTTGATCTGTTTGCAGGACAGCAGCTGATTTCATCTCTCATCTCTTCTCATCTCATTGCATAGTTCTAACTCTAAATATGACGGTCTTAAATAGGTTAAAACCAAACACCACTCTTTCTAGATCATACccgttattttctttttgaccAGAAACATCCCGTCTCAGAGTCGAATCACCAAAATTACAAGATTTCTTTTTCACTCTGATaacagagaaaatgttttaCTGTGTCGAAATAGAGTTTCAAGGACACACAACCACTCGTTTAGGTCTATAATTAAGGACTTAATGATTTCCTGTGAACTACCGAGGCCTCAGGAAGGGCCACTGCTTGTTAACGGTCATGTGACCGCGCAGTCTTCAGTTTTAGAAAGGAATCTTGGTTCACTGAGAAAGCTAGCATCTCCATTTTTCTGTTTGGCATGCCATTGGGTCTCCTGTGAAATGGCCTCTGGATGAGTATTTCGGTGTCGCTACAACGTCTTTgcatcattgtgtttttattgtgtgaCTTGAATCTCTCTGCTTGTCTCCACATCCAGAAACCAAACCGTGTCACCATGAAAGTGGCCCTTGTTTTCGTTCTGCTCTTCGCCACAGTCCTCTGCCGGCCGGTGAGTTGTCGCCTTTGACACGTTTAACATTAATGAATTCAGGACAGCTTCATCAAAATACATTTCGACACAGATTTTGGTTTATTGACGTATTTCTAATTGAATTTGTAAATTACTCGTTTATTTTTTAGGCGAGAAAAGTGTCTGTCAGCAGTTCAGAGAGCTCTGAGGAAGTGGTGAGTAGCtataaagagaaagagacagacaagAAAGACAGAGTACCAAGAGAAAGTACCACAATGATGTTGGTCTTGTCCACAGAATAGAgccccagcagctccacccCTCAGCCAAAAGGCAGCAGAGGTCCCTCAGTATCGTGAAGCACCTGCAGAGGTAAAATAATTTACTTCTCATCCAGCCATGTTTTGTTACTAATGTCATCATAGTCATCTCTGATTGGATGACATTTTCATTAGTAAGACATGTTAAATACTACAAGTGTTGGGCTCTAATGGCTATttgagttgcattatgggaaattaATGTACTTATGTGTATGCATGTGCTTTGGGAACTGTTCTTCTTCCATTTTGAAGCATTGCTTTCTAAAACGGTCTCTAATGAGTCTCGCAACACTTTGGTAGTGAAACTCTAATGTCGCCCTACCTCACTACCTCATCTCGAGGCCCTGTGATGTACATACAAACAGAGCAAGGATGTTTTGAAGATGTAGGTTTGTCTGATGTTTCAGAATGCCGCAGTAGGCTCAGACGAGAGCACAGAAGGATCAGATGAGGACGAGGTGAGAGTATTTCCGATCagatcacattttatttatcagGACCAATGCGGTTAAATAATCACATTGCAGACTACAGCCCTAATGTGTTTATGACTGTTTTTTCATGATTCGTTAAGCAGGCGGCCTCTGAGGATGTCACAGACCCAACTTCATTCCCAGAATCGGCCTCTGACAACCAGGACAGTGAAGAtagcgatgatgatgatgtcgatgatgatgatgacgatgcaGAGGAGAGTGTGAGTAGAACACACACTGATAACACTACATAATGACGGTGTATTGCCCTTACTCACATTACACAACTCAATAACAAACAACTAAATAGACTAAAGAATTTTCTCAAAACTGTTGAATGCTTTCTTTAAGTCCCTAAATATTTACAACTAATTATTTCAGAATAGCAATATCTTATCTTTATAGTCACTGTATTTTTGCCACTTATATCAGAAATCAGGAAAAAactattaccaaaatatgttagacatacaaggaatttgacttggcggtttgTGCTTAAGACAATGTAGTACAAGAAAATGGCATTTTCAATTCACAAATTTACAATGTGACAAGGTAAAAAATATAAAGCTATGGGCAAAGGGTATGGagaataaacaatttaaaaataaaggataaaAGTTCAAATAAAATGCACCAGAGAACAGACAACCATACTCTACACAACTGCTCAAAGCCCCCGATCAGACTTGCAGTATAAAACTCTGAGACAGCTCACCCCCCACCTCTGTGTCTCCAGGAAACCGAGGACGACGACACCAGTGAAAGCTCAGAGTCGGGCGAGTCCTCGACCCCGGCTCCCGCCACGGTGGAACCTGTGACTGTCACAGACGAGTCGCTGTCCGAATTCACTGACGAGCCCATCCTGCCTACCATCGTCACCGACACGGACGCCGCCCGCGGTGACAGCTTGGGAGCCTACCCCGGCGACCACAAGTCCATCGTTTACGTGGAGGACAAATCCTACCACAAGGTCCCTTCTCCCTACAAGTCCTACGAGTTCATGGGCAAAGGAAAGAAGATGGCGTACGACATGACGGAGGGCAATGAGGTGGACAATTCACTGAAGGTGTTCAAGGTACACGTTACAAATTAAATCCAATTGAACCTTTAGCCTTAGTCTTATTGTCACAGAAGTGTCACTTTTACGGTGTCAACAAAGCTACTGCTTAAAAATGTAGATTAAAtccaaaaaacacatgaatataccaacatgtaaaaataaaatgcactcCTTTTCTACAGTTTTCTACATATGCTGTgtagacaaataaaaaatgtaaacaaatgctCCCCTCCCTGTTCTGCCTGACATTCAGGTTCTTCATGTGCACAATGACCTCCTGGAGGAAGACACCAGCACCCCTGAGGTGGAGAGCCAGAGTCTCGACGCCTCTCAGGACCAGGAGATCAGCCCCCGTCAGGCGTCCATCCCGGAAGAGGAGGACAGCACCGGTAACGCCGGCCCAGGCGAGAGCGAGAGCTCCAGCACtccggaggatgaggaggaggaggagaagcagaatgAAAGCACCAGCCAGGAGTCAGAGGCCGAGAACAGCCAGAGCAACGAGGAGACCGCGGACAGCGAATCAGATGAGAGCGCCGGGAGTGATTCAGATGAGGATGGGGCGGGACTTGACACCACCACTGACCTGCCGGCCGTCCTCACAGCCAAATAAGTTAGATGGTATTTGCTTGAAATGGGAGTGGGCGGTGGTCTGATAAAGGGCACAAGCTGCTCCCAGGTGCAACTCCCTCTCCCCCGGGTgagggggacagacagggacCACCAGACCTAattatttttgatatatttgttcacacaacatttcttttattatttgtgcaTCTTTGTGGGAAAGGAAAAATGCTTTTCCTTCTGGGCTGTATTTAAATAAACCAATAACTTCTGGTGTCCCTGGTAAATCCCATATTTGAGTGGTTGGATGTTGAAACTGACGACTGCAACGTGGAGGTTGACCGACCTCATGACCTTTGTCCctgcctctctcccctctggtACTGTAGGGTTAAAGGTCAATACTGGAAAAGAACTAAAGAAGAACAAAACGTCTAGTCCTGATATCTACACTAGCACATCACAGCATTTAATCATTACCTAATAACTGCAACATGCAAACCTACATTGTTTTTGTCCTAATAAGACAAGAGCTAAATGTAACATCTATTTAAATACTTGTAAACATTTCAAGCATATAGATATTTCATTTCAACATGCCATACATTTGCAGCCTGTGTGGCCTAGCTTTGTTGCTTGTTATAGTATTCATTCTGCTGGTATAGATAAAAAGGAtgtaaacagagagagagagaaacacctaATCAATCACTGGGTGCAGTCAGGTATAGAtgcaacacacaaatacacacaaacacacatcctgTTCATTTGCACAGTTACCTTCCTACACTACATGTTGTTTGTCCCATGttgttatatatatactataatgAAGTATCGTATTGGACCGTttctaaaatatgaataaagttCTTTTTCATAAAAAGAGATGCTGGCTGTTAACATTTGTCTTATGTAAAGACCGGAGATATATAATCACAAAGGAAGTTGACTAATCATTATAAAAAGGCAATCAATGTCACTCCCACATGTCTGTGTTACGCATGGAGCAGAAGAAGGCACATTAATACCTTAAAAGACTTGAATGAGGTTGAAACAGATGGGTTACTCAAGTAGCAAGTACCAAGAGTACCCCAATTATTATTTAACTAAGAGAAAGTAGacttattaaataaatgaaccaaAGAAAACATACTTAACCTTAAGaagttctaaaatgtattttttccgATTTGTATCAACTTCAAACTTATTAGTTCATGAGTTTTGAGActcacagttttttttattaattttcatTGGCATCATTTGATGTTTGCTGAATTTGAATTATACTTTGAAAACTAGAAATCCTGTTTTCCCAATCGGAATGAGAGAGTAATGttccaatgcatgctgggaagtgTGATATGAAGTAAAACAATTTGTTTGACATTCATCCAAAGAGgcaaggccccaaaaaggcttAAGAAAAACAAGTTAACACAACTTCTGGCAGAAAATGATGACATGTATTGTGATTTTAGGAGGAAGTATCTCTGATGCACAGCTCTTGTGGACGGTCCTGAACAGCTGGTAGCCTGGAAGCCTGTGAAACCCACTGTGAAATGAATCATACAGCTCCAGACATTCGTTAACAATTCAATAATTTGAGTTTACTCTTCTGATATTATataacaaatgaataaacatcCAAACTTAATATCATTCAATTGTGTGTAATAACATGCATTTGAAATCAGAAGCTTCCAGATGCAGGTGGAAGCTGTATCTGCTTTTTACTGGCAATAAATGGAAAGCATCTGCCAGGTGCAGGTGGAACCTTCACTTTGCTGGCTGAGGCTATAGGTGGAGGCTTGGCTTGCAGCTGTCTGCTAGCAAACTGCGGGTGGAGGAGGCACCAGCAGATTG encodes:
- the spp1 gene encoding osteopontin isoform X1, translating into MKVALVFVLLFATVLCRPARKVSVSSSESSEEVNRAPAAPPLSQKAAEVPQYREAPAENAAVGSDESTEGSDEDEQAASEDVTDPTSFPESASDNQDSEDSDDDDVDDDDDDAEESETEDDDTSESSESGESSTPAPATVEPVTVTDESLSEFTDEPILPTIVTDTDAARGDSLGAYPGDHKSIVYVEDKSYHKVPSPYKSYEFMGKGKKMAYDMTEGNEVDNSLKVFKVLHVHNDLLEEDTSTPEVESQSLDASQDQEISPRQASIPEEEDSTGNAGPGESESSSTPEDEEEEEKQNESTSQESEAENSQSNEETADSESDESAGSDSDEDGAGLDTTTDLPAVLTAK
- the spp1 gene encoding osteopontin isoform X2; this translates as MKVALVFVLLFATVLCRPARKVSVSSSESSEEVNRAPAAPPLSQKAAEVPQYREAPAENAAVGSDESTEGSDEDEAASEDVTDPTSFPESASDNQDSEDSDDDDVDDDDDDAEESETEDDDTSESSESGESSTPAPATVEPVTVTDESLSEFTDEPILPTIVTDTDAARGDSLGAYPGDHKSIVYVEDKSYHKVPSPYKSYEFMGKGKKMAYDMTEGNEVDNSLKVFKVLHVHNDLLEEDTSTPEVESQSLDASQDQEISPRQASIPEEEDSTGNAGPGESESSSTPEDEEEEEKQNESTSQESEAENSQSNEETADSESDESAGSDSDEDGAGLDTTTDLPAVLTAK